The following are encoded together in the Candidatus Bathyarchaeota archaeon genome:
- a CDS encoding NifB/NifX family molybdenum-iron cluster-binding protein produces the protein MKVCVSSTADNLDAQVDPRFGRCQYLIVVDTETMQHETIPNMAAGCSGGAGIQAAQNMVNKGVKVVITGNVGPNAFGALSAAGIEIVTGASGTIREAVEKFKNGKLQKAGSPTVDGHFGMNP, from the coding sequence ATGAAAGTATGTGTTAGCTCAACAGCAGACAATTTAGATGCGCAAGTTGACCCACGCTTTGGTAGATGCCAATACCTCATTGTGGTAGACACTGAAACCATGCAGCACGAAACCATCCCCAACATGGCTGCAGGCTGCTCAGGCGGAGCAGGAATCCAAGCAGCACAAAACATGGTAAACAAAGGCGTAAAAGTGGTTATAACGGGAAATGTTGGACCTAACGCTTTTGGAGCCCTATCCGCTGCAGGCATAGAAATAGTGACTGGCGCATCAGGAACAATCCGTGAAGCAGTTGAAAAATTCAAAAACGGTAAATTGCAAAAGGCTGGTTCGCCAACAGTTGACGGCCACTTTGGCATGAACCCTTAA
- a CDS encoding NifB/NifX family molybdenum-iron cluster-binding protein, whose product MTKRIIVPTEDQNGLNTALAQHFGRAPYFTVVELDDSGNVANVKAVANTGEHAGGVGQAHDHIVALQPDAIVAYGMGPRGLMSFANAGIKVLKANADTVNEVVTAYKEGKLLALTDGCEHAHHQ is encoded by the coding sequence ATGACAAAAAGAATTATTGTTCCCACAGAAGACCAAAACGGTTTAAACACTGCCTTAGCACAACACTTCGGACGTGCACCATACTTCACAGTTGTCGAATTAGACGATAGCGGCAATGTTGCTAACGTTAAAGCAGTCGCAAACACTGGCGAACACGCCGGCGGTGTCGGTCAAGCACACGACCACATTGTAGCACTACAACCCGATGCAATCGTAGCTTACGGGATGGGTCCTAGAGGTTTAATGAGCTTTGCAAACGCTGGCATAAAGGTTCTAAAAGCAAACGCAGATACAGTAAATGAGGTCGTCACAGCCTACAAAGAAGGCAAACTTTTGGCACTTACCGACGGCTGCGAACACGCACACCATCAATAA
- a CDS encoding ATP-binding protein: MIISVASGKGGTGKTSVAVNMALSVGNLQLLDCDVEEPNAHLLLHPEITRKEPVYTQIPKVDQQLCNGCGECAKTCQFHALFVAAKNVMIFPELCHSCGGCALVCPQKAITWEKHEIGTLNFGKTDSLELVFGELTVSKPLAIPVIKAVKNQLNPETNVIVDSPPGTSCSFVETVRGSDFCILVTEPTPFGLHDLTIAVEVLRRLSVPFGVVVNRAGVGDRKLYQYCQDEGIQILLEIPYDRRIAELYSRGTAFVLEMPQWKEKFQALYKNIKETVKK; encoded by the coding sequence TTGATAATTTCAGTTGCCAGCGGAAAAGGTGGAACAGGAAAAACCTCAGTAGCCGTGAATATGGCGCTTTCCGTGGGGAACCTTCAACTTTTAGACTGTGATGTTGAAGAACCCAACGCACACCTGCTTTTGCACCCTGAAATCACCCGCAAAGAACCCGTTTACACCCAAATCCCCAAAGTAGACCAACAACTCTGCAACGGTTGCGGAGAATGCGCCAAAACCTGCCAGTTCCATGCTCTATTTGTAGCCGCAAAAAACGTCATGATTTTTCCCGAACTCTGTCACAGCTGTGGCGGATGCGCGCTTGTTTGCCCTCAAAAAGCAATCACTTGGGAAAAACACGAAATCGGTACTCTAAACTTTGGAAAAACTGACAGTTTAGAGCTTGTTTTTGGGGAACTTACCGTGAGTAAACCGTTAGCTATTCCGGTTATTAAAGCCGTCAAAAACCAACTCAATCCAGAGACTAACGTGATTGTTGATTCTCCACCCGGAACCAGTTGCTCATTTGTGGAAACTGTTCGTGGTAGTGACTTCTGCATTCTGGTTACTGAGCCGACGCCGTTTGGGTTGCATGATTTGACGATTGCTGTTGAGGTTCTGCGTCGTTTATCTGTCCCGTTTGGTGTCGTGGTTAATCGTGCGGGTGTAGGTGATAGAAAACTTTACCAATACTGCCAAGATGAAGGCATCCAGATTCTGCTTGAGATTCCCTACGACCGCCGAATCGCTGAGCTTTACTCGCGGGGAACTGCGTTTGTTTTAGAAATGCCCCAGTGGAAAGAAAAATTCCAAGCCCTCTACAAAAACATCAAGGAGACAGTTAAGAAATGA
- a CDS encoding ATP-binding protein → MKQLTVLSGKGGTGKTSLTASFAVLAKHAVVADCDVDAPDLHMLLHPQVISEQDFVGSKLATIDQEKCVKCGLCKKSCHFDAITSSLEVDAVACEGCGVCKIVCPADAVTFAPRVSGKAFISKTKYGFMSHAQLFPGEANSGKLVTLVRQNAKVIAEKEGCGLVIIDGSPGIGCPVIASIAGVDAALVVSEPTLSGIHDLTRVLQLLKHFNVQPFICVNMHDINAENTKKIMDYCKENSVEIVGTVSYNAKFTEAMVNGQTVVEYAPESVVSQQIRGMWSQLFKVLNADTK, encoded by the coding sequence ATGAAGCAGTTAACCGTTTTAAGTGGCAAAGGCGGTACAGGCAAAACCTCGCTTACTGCATCTTTTGCGGTTTTGGCAAAACATGCGGTTGTTGCGGATTGTGATGTGGATGCTCCTGACCTTCACATGCTCTTACATCCCCAAGTTATCAGCGAGCAAGACTTTGTTGGTTCAAAACTTGCGACTATAGACCAAGAAAAATGTGTTAAATGTGGATTATGTAAAAAAAGTTGTCACTTTGACGCCATAACCAGCAGCTTAGAAGTTGACGCAGTTGCTTGTGAAGGCTGTGGTGTATGCAAAATTGTTTGCCCCGCTGATGCAGTAACTTTTGCGCCCCGGGTCTCAGGTAAAGCCTTCATTTCAAAAACAAAATATGGGTTCATGTCTCATGCCCAGCTTTTCCCTGGCGAGGCGAACTCTGGGAAACTGGTGACACTTGTTAGACAAAACGCAAAAGTCATAGCTGAAAAGGAAGGCTGCGGCTTGGTTATTATTGATGGTTCGCCTGGGATTGGTTGCCCCGTTATTGCTTCAATCGCTGGCGTGGATGCGGCGTTGGTGGTTTCTGAGCCGACTCTTTCAGGGATTCATGACTTAACCCGTGTTCTCCAACTGTTAAAACACTTCAACGTGCAACCCTTCATCTGCGTAAACATGCATGACATAAATGCTGAAAACACCAAAAAAATCATGGACTACTGCAAAGAAAACAGCGTTGAGATTGTGGGCACGGTTTCTTATAACGCTAAATTTACTGAGGCAATGGTGAATGGGCAAACCGTTGTCGAGTACGCGCCTGAATCTGTTGTTTCACAGCAAATTCGGGGTATGTGGAGCCAACTGTTTAAGGTCTTAAATGCCGACACGAAATAA
- a CDS encoding class I SAM-dependent methyltransferase, with protein MTKNTKAEMFNKKASDPKNKPDQVLKALNLQPEQKIADIGSGGGYFAMQFAKAVGPKGRVFAIDVNVDFLNYIKDCAKEQGLTNLETVLIAEKTPPQAERDLDLVFMRNVCHHLPDRVEYFKKLRIALNPEEGRVAILEYNASVGLSFHKVFGHFVAKEDLIAEMNQAGYQLDKEETFLPEQSFTIFRIK; from the coding sequence ATGACTAAAAACACCAAAGCAGAAATGTTTAACAAAAAAGCCTCTGACCCCAAAAACAAACCCGACCAAGTCCTCAAAGCCTTAAATCTGCAACCAGAACAAAAAATTGCAGACATAGGCTCAGGCGGCGGATATTTTGCCATGCAGTTTGCCAAAGCAGTTGGACCAAAAGGACGCGTGTTCGCCATAGACGTGAACGTGGATTTCTTAAACTACATCAAAGACTGCGCAAAAGAACAAGGACTAACTAATCTTGAAACAGTTCTGATTGCTGAAAAAACCCCGCCTCAAGCAGAAAGAGACCTGGATTTAGTGTTTATGCGTAACGTTTGCCATCACCTTCCTGACCGCGTTGAATACTTTAAGAAACTGCGAATTGCCCTAAACCCAGAAGAGGGAAGAGTTGCAATTTTGGAGTACAACGCCAGCGTTGGATTGAGTTTTCATAAGGTGTTTGGGCATTTTGTAGCCAAAGAAGACCTGATAGCGGAGATGAATCAGGCAGGTTACCAATTGGATAAAGAAGAAACATTTCTCCCTGAGCAGTCTTTTACCATTTTCCGCATCAAATAA
- a CDS encoding rubrerythrin — protein MLSKIPINLDKISKENIDKEIIRAGIIAEMDAINLYEEMAALAQSPLLKKMLLDIAKEEKTHTGEFQALLLETDPEQAKELEAGKKEVEELKEEA, from the coding sequence ATGTTGTCAAAAATCCCAATAAACCTAGATAAAATAAGCAAAGAAAACATAGACAAAGAAATCATCCGTGCAGGAATAATCGCTGAAATGGATGCCATAAACCTATACGAAGAAATGGCCGCCCTAGCCCAGAGCCCCCTGCTAAAGAAAATGCTCCTCGATATTGCCAAAGAAGAAAAAACCCACACAGGCGAATTCCAAGCACTACTACTGGAAACTGACCCTGAACAAGCAAAAGAGCTTGAAGCAGGCAAAAAAGAAGTCGAAGAATTAAAAGAAGAAGCCTAA
- a CDS encoding peroxiredoxin: MSELPAQKEENTFPVLGQKAPDFEATTTQGTLRLSDYQGTWVILFSHPADFTPVCTTEFIAFSQIYDELKKRNTELLGLSVDSVSSHIAWIRNVEEKMGIKIPFPIIADLNKEVSKKFGMIQPGESKTETVRCVFVIDPESKIRIMLYYPLTTGRNMEEILRIVVALQTTDKYHVATPANWKPGDSVVVPAPTTIEGVEERLKEQGYECKDWYLCKKKLPES, encoded by the coding sequence ATGAGTGAACTCCCAGCTCAAAAAGAAGAAAACACTTTTCCAGTATTAGGTCAAAAAGCCCCTGATTTTGAAGCAACCACCACACAAGGAACCCTGCGGCTATCCGACTATCAAGGAACATGGGTTATACTGTTCTCACACCCAGCAGACTTCACGCCAGTATGCACCACCGAATTCATCGCCTTCTCACAAATATACGACGAACTCAAAAAAAGAAACACCGAACTCCTTGGACTCAGCGTAGACAGCGTATCATCCCACATCGCTTGGATAAGAAATGTGGAAGAAAAAATGGGTATAAAAATCCCGTTCCCTATCATAGCCGACCTCAACAAGGAAGTTTCCAAAAAGTTCGGCATGATACAACCAGGCGAGAGTAAAACAGAAACCGTCCGCTGCGTCTTTGTCATTGACCCTGAAAGCAAAATCCGCATCATGCTCTACTACCCCTTAACCACAGGCAGGAACATGGAGGAAATTCTGCGCATTGTTGTAGCCCTGCAAACAACCGACAAATATCACGTTGCCACCCCAGCCAACTGGAAGCCAGGCGACTCCGTCGTTGTTCCCGCGCCGACCACCATCGAAGGGGTTGAGGAACGCCTAAAAGAGCAAGGTTACGAATGCAAAGACTGGTACCTTTGCAAAAAGAAACTCCCCGAGAGTTGA
- a CDS encoding DUF134 domain-containing protein: MWRGRHRCGKRGRYPKPVTLTNTPSITSFTPTPTRNPNPIVIEVAELEAFRLVDMDGLSQEEAGQKMNISRGTIWRLVQSARRKAAQALSEGRPIHITPSNPNEKSENNSNP, encoded by the coding sequence ATGTGGCGAGGAAGACACCGATGCGGAAAAAGAGGCAGATACCCAAAACCAGTCACCCTAACCAACACACCATCTATAACCAGCTTCACCCCAACCCCCACAAGAAACCCAAACCCAATAGTCATTGAAGTAGCAGAACTCGAAGCCTTCCGACTCGTAGACATGGACGGACTATCACAAGAAGAAGCAGGTCAAAAAATGAACATTTCAAGAGGAACAATTTGGCGGCTGGTTCAAAGCGCAAGAAGAAAAGCAGCCCAAGCTCTCAGCGAAGGAAGACCAATCCACATAACCCCATCAAATCCAAACGAAAAATCAGAAAACAACAGTAACCCCTAA
- a CDS encoding OsmC family protein, producing MAKLKAKAVFLENVRSIVDNQRNHSIVCDLPVPQGGTDTGPTALELCLMSLAECGMTIFADVCKKSNIALKKAEITVEADKVPDSPVVDNISMKVSVESSARKELIEAAWRRTEAFCSVMFLLKEQISVKVELESKIIQGD from the coding sequence ATGGCAAAACTTAAGGCGAAAGCAGTTTTTCTTGAAAATGTCCGTTCAATTGTTGATAACCAACGAAACCACAGTATAGTCTGCGACCTACCCGTACCTCAAGGCGGAACCGACACTGGACCAACCGCGCTGGAGTTGTGTCTTATGTCATTGGCAGAGTGCGGCATGACCATTTTCGCAGATGTATGCAAGAAAAGCAATATCGCCCTCAAAAAAGCTGAAATAACTGTGGAAGCCGACAAGGTGCCTGATTCTCCAGTCGTTGATAATATCTCTATGAAGGTTTCTGTGGAATCTTCTGCGAGAAAAGAACTCATTGAGGCAGCGTGGAGAAGAACCGAAGCTTTCTGCTCAGTAATGTTCTTGCTTAAAGAACAAATTTCAGTTAAAGTTGAGTTAGAATCAAAAATCATCCAAGGCGACTGA
- a CDS encoding flavodoxin domain-containing protein, whose protein sequence is MKSALIVYWSKTGNTQKVAESIEQGLKEANYAVTVKKPEDAQDVEYFDYDLVCVGAPSYSWHPPEPMTQFLKKKFNQYRQQGMIKPCAPKVPGKYAIVFVTYSGPHTGLDEATPVGKDIGQYFEHIGFSVIAEWYVLGEFHGSLEHSTMGRMGDIRGKPTVEDLEKIKKDTKKLAAKL, encoded by the coding sequence GTGAAGTCGGCACTTATTGTTTATTGGTCAAAAACAGGCAACACACAGAAAGTAGCCGAATCCATCGAGCAGGGACTCAAAGAAGCCAATTACGCGGTAACCGTAAAAAAGCCTGAAGACGCTCAAGACGTGGAATATTTCGATTACGACTTAGTCTGCGTTGGTGCACCCTCTTATTCTTGGCATCCCCCAGAGCCAATGACCCAGTTTCTAAAGAAAAAATTCAACCAGTACCGCCAACAAGGCATGATTAAACCCTGCGCGCCCAAAGTGCCCGGAAAATACGCCATCGTATTCGTAACCTACTCGGGACCACACACGGGCTTAGATGAGGCAACCCCTGTTGGCAAAGATATTGGGCAATATTTTGAGCATATAGGCTTCTCGGTTATTGCAGAATGGTATGTGTTGGGTGAGTTTCACGGTTCTCTTGAGCATAGTACAATGGGCAGAATGGGTGATATAAGGGGTAAACCTACCGTGGAAGATTTAGAGAAAATTAAAAAAGATACAAAAAAGTTAGCGGCTAAGCTTTAA